The nucleotide window TAACTTCAAGCTAAAGTTTCACAGTAATTGTTTAGTTACCTTCTTCAGCATTCTTAAGCCATTCCACAAACTTTTTCATTTGTTCCAGAAAAACGCTCTTTCCTTTTGCAAGGTGTGCATCTTTATACCATTTCAGGATGGGTTCTTCACTCAGAACTTCAGCTGTTTAAGACATGCCAAGGCAGGGTTACTGTGGAAGTAGTCTGTACCAACATACTGCTTTGAGGGCTAGGTTCTCCCAGCCACCCTTGATTGGCAGCCATGTCAGTGTCACCCTTCACtcttcttccccccactcccctaaTATATTCATTCCCTTAAGGCTCCCCATTCCACATATTACTAGAAACAAGATTGTTTAAATGGAGTACCCATTTGTGGAGTTTGACAGGCATGTCTATGGTATACATCAAGTCACCGTTTGTTAACATTAAAGGTGACAGAGGAAATAAAGTTCTTTTCCTGAAAGATGCAGTAGGTGGTGAGTGAAGTCTGTATTTGACAGTCATGTGACTAGTCTGTTGCTCTTGTATGTCATGGTAACAACGTGAGGCTATATTGGAGACCAAGTTTCAAGATTTATATTTAAGGAAAATTGCATCTTTAACTTTAGTCTCAGAGGTGACTGCTTTAAAGCCAGGAAACAGTTAAGTTCTCACAAAAGGAACTGACTCCATATCCTACCTATGTTTATCTACTCCCAGAAAGTAGACAGTTTGTTGTCCATATGTTACTGGTTTGTGACACAGGTAAGATCTATAGCAGCCCTGTCCCTGGAGTGCCATCATGCAGCCATATGGCAAAGATGAAGCAGAAAACGATTTTGTCAGTGCAGAGTGAGCACACTTATGGAAAGACATAGTGAAACTTGTCAGCAGTACAGAAACCAGAAGAGGTTCTGTCAGGCTAGCCTGTACAGCATTTGCCAGAAAACTGGCTCAAGTTTCTTTTCCCCATACACTAATATATGTTTTTGCTATTAATAGATGAAAAACCTTAAGCTATCTTTGTATAGAAGTGAGACTGATCTGATTGGGCAAGAATGCACCATGGCTACTAGATGCCAGCCAAAAATTAATAGTTGACATTAAACAACTCTAATGTAGTTAGCGAGGAGAGATAAGAAGCCCTCGTCATCACTGCGGTTTAGCAATTTACCTCAATTGACAAAGGTATGGTGGTTTGTACAGATGGGCATGCAAGCACCAGAATTTCAGCTACCAATTAACTGACTGCAGAGGATCTTGACAATTTCATTTGCCACAGGTCAGAAATTAGCTTTTCAGAGCTCTGAGTTAAGAACTGGAAATCTTTGCAAACAGTTATATGCTCTAGACTGTTTAGTTACCTTTATAAAAGAGCACCACTATTTTCTGGAAGGCTTTCATGAAGTGAATGTTGTCATAACAGTACTCCTGAATCTTCAGTAACAGAGTCAGCTCAGATTGACCTTGGGTAGTAAAGGCAGCAAGCAGAGGGCTGTATTGCTGGAAAGAGTACAAGACATTAGATATATACTTCCACCCCCGTGTAAGTTACTATTTCAGAGGGCACAGAAATTGTGAAAATACCTCCAAAATGGATTTTAACTAGGTCCCCCCCTTAGAGAAAAGTGTCTGGTTTTGGGTGTATTAGACAGTTACCTTAGTCAATTTCAAGGACAAAGTATTTTACAAGTAACATTACTTAATTTCAAGGATTCATTCCATCCTTGAGATCTAAGTTTAACTGTAAAATTAATTCCCTGCAAACACTGAAATTTGATATTTGCCATTTACAGTTTTGAATTTTCTGAAAAAAGCTGCTATTTACACAAGCAGCTAGTTAGTTATATTTCGTTTACCACCACCTGATTAATGAGCAATCCATCTActggcttggcagaattcatttttttaaaattgaatttcaACAGGTAATACCGATTTGTAAGCTGTTTTTATCAATATAAAATTCAGTTATGGGTAAGTATGGGGGTCAGAATTACTTAATGACAAAAAAATTAAACCAGTAAGGCACACATCAAcatcatattaaaaatatatgaagTAAATCTTGAATCAGACTAAGACCTCAAACTTTTCTTACTACTTTGCTACTgacaaacatttcagtttgagGTGAATGGTGAAGTGGGCGCTTCTCAAGATTTACTGGATGATAGTTTAATCCTTTTGAGTCCAATAATCAAGTGCTGCATATTTAAGAATGGTGGCTGAAATCCACACTGGTGTTTAGTACACACTAGTTACCTGCAGGAACCATTTTTTCCTCCATCATTGAGTAGCATCTCATTTGTATTTCTCGAGCATCTGGAGTCCTCAAGCAAGACTGATTCCCCATTTTGCTAGGTAGTGTCCAGAGTTAGGTCTTGTCTACTCTAGAAAACTGAACTACTTTAACTACACCAATAGTACACTCACTcccttagtgtggatgcagttctaCTTGGAAAAGGGTGCAGTATATTCTCACTTGTGTCTAACTAGGAGTTGAGGGTATAATTAGGTCAGGGAGAGGAAAAAGGACTGGGCCAGCCCATTAAGTGTCTTTACAGTAAGTTCAGTTAATCAGAGTTCTTGTATCAGAGCTACAGCAAATACCTTCAGGTGCTTGATGGCTTGTTCTGCTACCAGCTCCTCTTTTTTGTTCCATTCCACAGTGCTCATTACACTAGACCAGACTATGCCTATCACAGTCTGTTCTGAGATGTTGTTTTTCTTCATCTCTTCCTTGACATACAAGATTATCTGCAGAGTCAGAGAGTTAATGTTAGTATGAAAGCTACTGATTAAACAGCTTCCTTTGTGGCTTATATCAGAATACTTAGATTTCACTTCCAAAGACCCTTTCAAAGTTCTGAATTGCCTTAGATAACAGCAGTTCAGTCATAGGTCAAGAAGCAAGGGTTCTAcattttacaatgcaaatgcCAGGTACTGCACCATTAGTTTAGAAGATTAAATACAAGAGACTAGTAAACACTGGAGACCAAGAATATTAATTTCTTGAGCTGGTGAGAAGAGTGAGAACACAGGCCAAGACTTTCTATTTGAATTTAGCAGCTTAATATTTAAGCAGTGACACCCAAAGAGTCACCTTCAGCTAATGATTACTGCTGCCACCATTCTAAATTCAGAGTGCCCAGGAGTTCTGTCCTCTAGAGAGGATAGATTGGGTAAGACATACAGATGCATTACAGGTTTAGTCCTCCAACAGCAGCCAAGCTTCTCACTCAGGTACTAGATACAGTCCAGTAATCAGTTCTGTAAATTGACTCCTTTCCCTTCACTCTATTAATAAGCATCACAGTTCTAAGATTCCAGGAAGCAAAGATCCAAGTAATGGTGGGTTAATTCTATGTggaactaaactaaactaaacagtTCACTTTTTTGTATCTTGTTTAAATATATGTATACTTACATCCTTAAATGGATCTCCACGTGACATCTGCTCTTGAAGTTCTTTCTGCAGCTCTTTACGAGCTCCTATGGTTTGTTGGTTCCGAACATATTCTGAAAGTTCTTTTAGTCCTGCATCAGTGAAATACTTTGTGAAGTGTTCAAGGCTTTGTTTGTTGGCTGGAAAGAGTTCCTAAAAAAATAAACCCCAACATTTACATTGATTCCTATTCACAGAAGTTATTAGTGCCTGCATTTTATATTGGGACACATTTAAGTCCAAGGGTTGCCAAGTTTGCTttagagacaaagtggatgaggtaatatttttaattggacaaacttctgttggtgagacaagctttcaaccTTAGACAGAGCTCTTTGGGTGAcctgaagagttctgtgtaagctgaTCTCTCTCACCTACAGAAGTCTGTCCAATACAAGGttttacctcagccaccttgtgtctaatatcctgggaccaacacaactatAACACTACATACAAGTTTTAGTAATTCAGATAGGCCAAGTGGACAGGTATCTGCAAGAGCAAGGACAGATAACAGTGTTCAGGTCATCCATTTGAATACTCACCATCAGTCTGTTGTCCATGTTGACTTTACGAAGGCTAGCAGCCACTGCATTAATATCTTTCTCATTTATCCATGATTTGAACAGCTTTACTGCAAAAGCTGCAGAAACACCTGCACAACAGGAGTTAGAAAGGTACTGTTAATAGTTCAATATGAAAGGAAGAGGAACTTGCTTGCAATGTTAATGGTT belongs to Gopherus flavomarginatus isolate rGopFla2 chromosome 10, rGopFla2.mat.asm, whole genome shotgun sequence and includes:
- the BZW1 gene encoding eIF5-mimic protein 2 isoform X1; the encoded protein is MNNQKQQKPTLSGQRFKTRKRDEKERFDPTQFQDCIIQGLTETGSDLEAVAKFLDASGAKLDYRRYAETLFDILVAGGMLAPGGTLADDLMRTDVCVFAAQEDLETMQAFAQVFNKLIRRYKYLEKGFEDEVKKLLLFLKGFSESERNKLAMLTGILLANGTLNASILNSLYNENLVKEGVSAAFAVKLFKSWINEKDINAVAASLRKVNMDNRLMELFPANKQSLEHFTKYFTDAGLKELSEYVRNQQTIGARKELQKELQEQMSRGDPFKDIILYVKEEMKKNNISEQTVIGIVWSSVMSTVEWNKKEELVAEQAIKHLKQYSPLLAAFTTQGQSELTLLLKIQEYCYDNIHFMKAFQKIVVLFYKAEVLSEEPILKWYKDAHLAKGKSVFLEQMKKFVEWLKNAEEESESETEEGD
- the BZW1 gene encoding eIF5-mimic protein 2 isoform X2; the protein is MRLEQNLTIAAMQRHSLTFWWLVECWVSVFNKLIRRYKYLEKGFEDEVKKLLLFLKGFSESERNKLAMLTGILLANGTLNASILNSLYNENLVKEGVSAAFAVKLFKSWINEKDINAVAASLRKVNMDNRLMELFPANKQSLEHFTKYFTDAGLKELSEYVRNQQTIGARKELQKELQEQMSRGDPFKDIILYVKEEMKKNNISEQTVIGIVWSSVMSTVEWNKKEELVAEQAIKHLKQYSPLLAAFTTQGQSELTLLLKIQEYCYDNIHFMKAFQKIVVLFYKAEVLSEEPILKWYKDAHLAKGKSVFLEQMKKFVEWLKNAEEESESETEEGD